A region from the Tigriopus californicus strain San Diego chromosome 9, Tcal_SD_v2.1, whole genome shotgun sequence genome encodes:
- the LOC131886086 gene encoding muscle M-line assembly protein unc-89-like isoform X2, with translation MAMISRSEGFANAFLAFLNPNQDIKDITEAPPISQKLSIPFNAEPPKPKRGKRKQKTADDLLDEDDIPVLNIIPNRQEGQESEVVDDPPPQEEIAYKTSKKRGAIQASKKTPSPRGRAKKTEEVEEETIESKGEDESDEEDESDVEEVTKELTDGSDFEVELKEAPNRRNVSTRRSARVTRKSFAHLLKDDDTDETDSDDIVEVPSSPIKGKGKPSSPIAKSQNDAKKQIHDAKNPKDAPKAKTALTKSKQTGRRQSLASKVGSSNQSNDSAEENTVKKEEESTQVLDGPAQNKTVIENTRGRKRKVDPTKENPQPQPISQAETDVRPRSVRARQPTRKVSMDLDDEPLAKSVRMSKSARKQNSLAKTPEKDVQELKKSTSKQSDDHKKSTPTLKIKPQAGLEIRKIEERTETPSKRERTLKVGESESKSPENSTGFQSQSSTSVTFPSKAQLADQLAENAAKDANLKSSSNVVAITCSRCAKSVATEQELMSHFNEVHRAEILKANQSKVKIKSMTKLHACPHCPYKTEWESSLGIHLKLSHGNAPKTSKTMTGDL, from the exons ATGGCTATGATCTCTCGCTCTGAAGGATTCGCCAAtgccttcttggccttcttgaaTCCTAACCAGGATATTAAGGACATCACAGAAGCACCGCCAATTTCTCAGAAACTCTCCATTCCCTTCAATGCAGAACcgccaaagccaaagagaggaaaaaggaaacaGAAAACAGCCGATGATCttttggatgaagatgacATCCCAGTGCTGAATATCATTCCCAATCGACAAGAAGGGCAG GAAAGTGAAGTCGTAGATGATCCACCACCTCAAGAAGAGATAGCATATAAGACATCCAAGAAACGCGGAGCCATTCAAGCCTCCAAAAAGACGCCATCTCCGAGAGGCCGAGCTAAAAAGACCGAGGAAGTAGAGGAAGAAACCATAGAATCCAAAGGAGAGGATGAATCCGATGAAGAGGATGAATCCGATGTAGAAGAAGTGACAAAAGAACTTACCGATGGCAGTGACTTCGAAGTTGAATTGAAGGAAGCCCCGAACAGGCGGAATGTCTCCACCAGACGCAGCGCAAGAGTAACTCGAAAATCTTTCGCCCATTTATTAAAAGATGACGATACCGATGAAACAGATTCCGACGACATCGTTGAAGTGCCTTCCAGTCCCATCAAGGGCAAAGGCAAGCCTAGCAGTCCGATCGCCAAGTCCCAAAACGATGCCAAGAAGCAAATTCATGACGCAAAAAATCCCAAGGATGCACCCAAAGCAAAAACAGCTTTGACCAAATCCAAACAGACTGGACGACGACAGTCGCTTGCGTCTAAAGTCGGTTCATCGAATCAAAGCAATGATTCTGCAGAAGAAAACACCgtaaaaaaagaggaagaatcAACGCAAGTACTTGATGGACCCGCCCAGAACAAAACCGTCATTGAGAATACGAGAGGACGAAAGAGAAAAGTAGACCCAACGAAAGAAAACCCTCAACCACAGCCAATTTCTCAGGCTGAGACTGATGTTCGACCTAGAAGTGTAAGAGCCAGACAGCCAACGAGAAAAGTGTCAATGGACTTGGACGACGAACCTTTGGCTAAATCTGTTAGGATGTCGAAAAGTGCACGGAAACAAAATTCCCTTGCAAAGACCCCGGAAAAAGATGTTCAAGAACTCAAGAAGAGTACTTCCAAGCAATCTGATGACCACAAG AAATCCACACCAACTTTAAAGATAAAGCCTCAAGCTGGACTTGAAATACGGAAAATCGAAGAAAGAACAGAAACTCCCAGCAAACGTGAAAGAACTCTCAAAGTAGGCGAATCTGAATCGAAATCACCTGAAAACTCAACTGGCTTCCAATCTCAGTCCAGCACTTCTGTCACTTTCCCCTCTAAAGCACAGTTGGCCGACCAACTTGCTGAAAACGCTGCCAAGGATGCCAATCTTAAATCCTCCTCCAATGTTGTCGCCATCACTTGCTCGAGATGCGCGAAAAGCGTTGCCACTGAGCAAGAGCTTATGTCACAtttcaatgaagtccacagAGCAGAGATACTCAAAGCCAATCAATCAaaggtcaaaatcaaatccatgACCAAACTCCACGCCTGTCCCCATTGTCCCTACAAGACCGAATGGGAAAGCAGTCTTGggattcatttgaaattgtcacACGGGAACGCCCCCAAGACTTCTAAAACAATGACTGGGGATCTCTGA
- the LOC131886086 gene encoding muscle M-line assembly protein unc-89-like isoform X1, with protein sequence MAMISRSEGFANAFLAFLNPNQDIKDITEAPPISQKLSIPFNAEPPKPKRGKRKQKTADDLLDEDDIPVLNIIPNRQEGQESEVVDDPPPQEEIAYKTSKKRGAIQASKKTPSPRGRAKKTEEVEEETIESKGEDESDEEDESDVEEVTKELTDGSDFEVELKEAPNRRNVSTRRSARVTRKSFAHLLKDDDTDETDSDDIVEVPSSPIKGKGKPSSPIAKSQNDAKKQIHDAKNPKDAPKAKTALTKSKQTGRRQSLASKVGSSNQSNDSAEENTVKKEEESTQVLDGPAQNKTVIENTRGRKRKVDPTKENPQPQPISQAETDVRPRSVRARQPTRKVSMDLDDEPLAKSVRMSKSARKQNSLAKTPEKDVQELKKSTSKQSDDHKLQKSTPTLKIKPQAGLEIRKIEERTETPSKRERTLKVGESESKSPENSTGFQSQSSTSVTFPSKAQLADQLAENAAKDANLKSSSNVVAITCSRCAKSVATEQELMSHFNEVHRAEILKANQSKVKIKSMTKLHACPHCPYKTEWESSLGIHLKLSHGNAPKTSKTMTGDL encoded by the exons ATGGCTATGATCTCTCGCTCTGAAGGATTCGCCAAtgccttcttggccttcttgaaTCCTAACCAGGATATTAAGGACATCACAGAAGCACCGCCAATTTCTCAGAAACTCTCCATTCCCTTCAATGCAGAACcgccaaagccaaagagaggaaaaaggaaacaGAAAACAGCCGATGATCttttggatgaagatgacATCCCAGTGCTGAATATCATTCCCAATCGACAAGAAGGGCAG GAAAGTGAAGTCGTAGATGATCCACCACCTCAAGAAGAGATAGCATATAAGACATCCAAGAAACGCGGAGCCATTCAAGCCTCCAAAAAGACGCCATCTCCGAGAGGCCGAGCTAAAAAGACCGAGGAAGTAGAGGAAGAAACCATAGAATCCAAAGGAGAGGATGAATCCGATGAAGAGGATGAATCCGATGTAGAAGAAGTGACAAAAGAACTTACCGATGGCAGTGACTTCGAAGTTGAATTGAAGGAAGCCCCGAACAGGCGGAATGTCTCCACCAGACGCAGCGCAAGAGTAACTCGAAAATCTTTCGCCCATTTATTAAAAGATGACGATACCGATGAAACAGATTCCGACGACATCGTTGAAGTGCCTTCCAGTCCCATCAAGGGCAAAGGCAAGCCTAGCAGTCCGATCGCCAAGTCCCAAAACGATGCCAAGAAGCAAATTCATGACGCAAAAAATCCCAAGGATGCACCCAAAGCAAAAACAGCTTTGACCAAATCCAAACAGACTGGACGACGACAGTCGCTTGCGTCTAAAGTCGGTTCATCGAATCAAAGCAATGATTCTGCAGAAGAAAACACCgtaaaaaaagaggaagaatcAACGCAAGTACTTGATGGACCCGCCCAGAACAAAACCGTCATTGAGAATACGAGAGGACGAAAGAGAAAAGTAGACCCAACGAAAGAAAACCCTCAACCACAGCCAATTTCTCAGGCTGAGACTGATGTTCGACCTAGAAGTGTAAGAGCCAGACAGCCAACGAGAAAAGTGTCAATGGACTTGGACGACGAACCTTTGGCTAAATCTGTTAGGATGTCGAAAAGTGCACGGAAACAAAATTCCCTTGCAAAGACCCCGGAAAAAGATGTTCAAGAACTCAAGAAGAGTACTTCCAAGCAATCTGATGACCACAAG TTGCAGAAATCCACACCAACTTTAAAGATAAAGCCTCAAGCTGGACTTGAAATACGGAAAATCGAAGAAAGAACAGAAACTCCCAGCAAACGTGAAAGAACTCTCAAAGTAGGCGAATCTGAATCGAAATCACCTGAAAACTCAACTGGCTTCCAATCTCAGTCCAGCACTTCTGTCACTTTCCCCTCTAAAGCACAGTTGGCCGACCAACTTGCTGAAAACGCTGCCAAGGATGCCAATCTTAAATCCTCCTCCAATGTTGTCGCCATCACTTGCTCGAGATGCGCGAAAAGCGTTGCCACTGAGCAAGAGCTTATGTCACAtttcaatgaagtccacagAGCAGAGATACTCAAAGCCAATCAATCAaaggtcaaaatcaaatccatgACCAAACTCCACGCCTGTCCCCATTGTCCCTACAAGACCGAATGGGAAAGCAGTCTTGggattcatttgaaattgtcacACGGGAACGCCCCCAAGACTTCTAAAACAATGACTGGGGATCTCTGA
- the LOC131886085 gene encoding 5-aminolevulinate synthase, erythroid-specific, mitochondrial-like isoform X1 codes for MLSNNTIWSSILPQTHKVLSQTFASMSNMPCPFARKLPTTFLKNYAGSLVKTYGDQCPAIRRAVATFHQPGPNVDATLNMAQKCPFLANAVEEPESVIKMASPSISEDIVIQQKTAFEYEGFFQGQILKKKLDHSYRVFKKVIRSAENFPAAKEFSWGERPITVWCSNDYLGMSAHPKVKAAVHHAVDNYGVGAGGTRNISGNSMMHEELELELADLHAKEAALIFTSCYVANDTTLFTLARHLPGCEIYSDAGNHASMIQGIKNSGVPKHIFRHNDPEHLEELLAKSVPGIPKIVAFETVHSMTGAICPLEELCDVAHKYGALTFVDEVHAVGLYGAQGAGVGERDGLMNKMDIITGTLGKAFGNVGGYIASTANLVDMVRSYGSGFIFTTSLPPTVLRGSLASIQVLRSDEGRSLRTTHGENVRYLRQKLFEVGVAAQHTPSHIIPVHVGNPELTTKISDELIKNFGHYVQAINYPTVPRGEEKLRIAPTPHHSREMMDQFVADLVKVWTDVGLELKPSKAPKVECPNGEQTCTFCQKPVLFSELEARFNPGCCKVENCPQVSAAA; via the exons ATGCTCAGCAATAACACGATCTGGTCTTCCATTTTGCCGCAGACGCACAAAG TTCTCAGCCAGACTTTTGCCTCTATGTCAAACATGCCTTGTCCATTTGCAAGAAAACTCCCAACCACGTTCTTAAAGAACTATGCAGGGTCCTTGGTCAAGACCTATGGTGACCAATGCCCAGCCATCAGGAGGGCTGTGGCGACCTTCCATCAACCAGGACCCAATGTGGACGCTACTCTGAATATGGCCCAGAAATgtccttttttggccaatgccGTCGAAGAACCCGAGTCGGTTATCAAGATGGCCTCACCCTCAATTAGCGAGGATATTGTTATTCAACAAAAGA CTGCTTTTGAATATGAGGGATTCTTCCAAGGCcaaatcttgaagaagaaattggaTCACTCTTACCGGGTGTTCAAGAAGGTGATCCGCTCCGCGGAAAATTTCCCTGCGGCTAAAGAGTTCTCTTGGGGAGAGAGACCCATCACGGTTTGGTGCAGCAACGACTACTTGGGCATGTCCGCCCATCCCAAGGTCAAAGCAGCCGTGCACCATGCCGTGGATAATTACGGCGTGGGAGCCGGCGGAACTCGCAACATTTCCGGCAATTCTATGATGCACGAGGAACTCGAACTTGAATTGGCAGATCTTCACGCCAAAGAAGCCGCTTTGATCTTTACTAGTTGTTACGTGGCCAACGATACTACTCTGTTCACTTTGGCGAGGCATCTTCCAG GTTGCGAGATTTATTCGGATGCGGGCAATCATGCCTCCATGATCCAAGGCATTAAGAACAGCGGAGTCCCCAAGCACATATTTCGGCACAACGATCCTGAGCATTTGGAAGAACTCCTGGCTAAATCGGTTCCTGGCATTCCTAAAATCGTGGCTTTTGAAACGGTCCATTCAATGACGGGCGCCATCTGCCCATTAGAAGAACTTTGCGATGTGGCTCACAAGTACGGTGCTCTGACTTTTGTGGACGAGGTCCATGCGGTAGGCCTCTATGGTGCTCAGGGAGCTGGAGTGGGAGAACGCGATGGCCTTATGAATAAGATGGATATTATAACCGGCACACTTG GCAAGGCTTTTGGAAATGTCGGTGGATACATTGCGTCAACGGCTAATCTGGTGGACATGGTCCGAAGCTATGGTTCTGGATTCATTTTTACCACTTCCTTACCCCCAACGGTTTTGCGAGGCTCCTTGGCATccattcaagttttgagaTCCGATGAGGGTCGTTCCCTGAGAACCACTCATGGCGAAAACGTCCGATACCTGAGGCAAAAACTATTTGAAGTAGGTGTGGCCGCTCAACACACCCCTTCTCATATCATCCCTGTCCAC GTTGGCAACCCAGAATTGACCACCAAAATTTCGGATGAACTCATTAAGAACTTTGGACATTATGTGCAAGCCATCAACTACCCGACCGTACCCCGTGGAGAAGAGAAGCTACGAATCGCCCCCACCCCTCACCACTCCCGGGAGATGATGGACCAATTTGTGGCTGATCTGGTTAAAGTTTGGACCGATGTGGGACTTGAATTGAAACCCTCCAAAGCTCCAAAAGTTGAATGTCCTAATGGGGAGCAAACTTGCACCTTTTGCCAAAAGCCAGTGCTTTTCTCAGAATTGGAGGCCCGTTTCAACCCGGGATGCTGCAAAGTTGAGAATTGCCCCCAAGTTTCCGCTGCTGCTTAG
- the LOC131886085 gene encoding 5-aminolevulinate synthase, erythroid-specific, mitochondrial-like isoform X2, giving the protein MSNMPCPFARKLPTTFLKNYAGSLVKTYGDQCPAIRRAVATFHQPGPNVDATLNMAQKCPFLANAVEEPESVIKMASPSISEDIVIQQKTAFEYEGFFQGQILKKKLDHSYRVFKKVIRSAENFPAAKEFSWGERPITVWCSNDYLGMSAHPKVKAAVHHAVDNYGVGAGGTRNISGNSMMHEELELELADLHAKEAALIFTSCYVANDTTLFTLARHLPGCEIYSDAGNHASMIQGIKNSGVPKHIFRHNDPEHLEELLAKSVPGIPKIVAFETVHSMTGAICPLEELCDVAHKYGALTFVDEVHAVGLYGAQGAGVGERDGLMNKMDIITGTLGKAFGNVGGYIASTANLVDMVRSYGSGFIFTTSLPPTVLRGSLASIQVLRSDEGRSLRTTHGENVRYLRQKLFEVGVAAQHTPSHIIPVHVGNPELTTKISDELIKNFGHYVQAINYPTVPRGEEKLRIAPTPHHSREMMDQFVADLVKVWTDVGLELKPSKAPKVECPNGEQTCTFCQKPVLFSELEARFNPGCCKVENCPQVSAAA; this is encoded by the exons ATGTCAAACATGCCTTGTCCATTTGCAAGAAAACTCCCAACCACGTTCTTAAAGAACTATGCAGGGTCCTTGGTCAAGACCTATGGTGACCAATGCCCAGCCATCAGGAGGGCTGTGGCGACCTTCCATCAACCAGGACCCAATGTGGACGCTACTCTGAATATGGCCCAGAAATgtccttttttggccaatgccGTCGAAGAACCCGAGTCGGTTATCAAGATGGCCTCACCCTCAATTAGCGAGGATATTGTTATTCAACAAAAGA CTGCTTTTGAATATGAGGGATTCTTCCAAGGCcaaatcttgaagaagaaattggaTCACTCTTACCGGGTGTTCAAGAAGGTGATCCGCTCCGCGGAAAATTTCCCTGCGGCTAAAGAGTTCTCTTGGGGAGAGAGACCCATCACGGTTTGGTGCAGCAACGACTACTTGGGCATGTCCGCCCATCCCAAGGTCAAAGCAGCCGTGCACCATGCCGTGGATAATTACGGCGTGGGAGCCGGCGGAACTCGCAACATTTCCGGCAATTCTATGATGCACGAGGAACTCGAACTTGAATTGGCAGATCTTCACGCCAAAGAAGCCGCTTTGATCTTTACTAGTTGTTACGTGGCCAACGATACTACTCTGTTCACTTTGGCGAGGCATCTTCCAG GTTGCGAGATTTATTCGGATGCGGGCAATCATGCCTCCATGATCCAAGGCATTAAGAACAGCGGAGTCCCCAAGCACATATTTCGGCACAACGATCCTGAGCATTTGGAAGAACTCCTGGCTAAATCGGTTCCTGGCATTCCTAAAATCGTGGCTTTTGAAACGGTCCATTCAATGACGGGCGCCATCTGCCCATTAGAAGAACTTTGCGATGTGGCTCACAAGTACGGTGCTCTGACTTTTGTGGACGAGGTCCATGCGGTAGGCCTCTATGGTGCTCAGGGAGCTGGAGTGGGAGAACGCGATGGCCTTATGAATAAGATGGATATTATAACCGGCACACTTG GCAAGGCTTTTGGAAATGTCGGTGGATACATTGCGTCAACGGCTAATCTGGTGGACATGGTCCGAAGCTATGGTTCTGGATTCATTTTTACCACTTCCTTACCCCCAACGGTTTTGCGAGGCTCCTTGGCATccattcaagttttgagaTCCGATGAGGGTCGTTCCCTGAGAACCACTCATGGCGAAAACGTCCGATACCTGAGGCAAAAACTATTTGAAGTAGGTGTGGCCGCTCAACACACCCCTTCTCATATCATCCCTGTCCAC GTTGGCAACCCAGAATTGACCACCAAAATTTCGGATGAACTCATTAAGAACTTTGGACATTATGTGCAAGCCATCAACTACCCGACCGTACCCCGTGGAGAAGAGAAGCTACGAATCGCCCCCACCCCTCACCACTCCCGGGAGATGATGGACCAATTTGTGGCTGATCTGGTTAAAGTTTGGACCGATGTGGGACTTGAATTGAAACCCTCCAAAGCTCCAAAAGTTGAATGTCCTAATGGGGAGCAAACTTGCACCTTTTGCCAAAAGCCAGTGCTTTTCTCAGAATTGGAGGCCCGTTTCAACCCGGGATGCTGCAAAGTTGAGAATTGCCCCCAAGTTTCCGCTGCTGCTTAG